The following proteins come from a genomic window of Halomarina ordinaria:
- the panB gene encoding 3-methyl-2-oxobutanoate hydroxymethyltransferase gives MTTVTDLRGKAGVEPITMLTAYDAPTARIVDEAGVDVILVGDSVGNAVLGHDSTLPVTVDQIASHTAAVTRAVEDALVVADLPFLSFGVDEAESVRNAGRMLKEANADAVKLESGAHTVSLTERLVELGIPVMAHLGLTPQRVNELGGYTRQGTSEEDANAIVDLARAHEEAGAFSLVLEHVPANLAAHVTDELDVPTIGIGAGPDCDGQVLVFHDAVGLSEWVPPFATRFGDVRGEMERAVDDYVTAVEDGTFPAPEHSHVEEDLDSLY, from the coding sequence ATGACCACCGTCACCGACCTCCGCGGGAAGGCCGGCGTCGAGCCGATAACGATGCTGACGGCCTACGACGCGCCGACCGCGCGCATCGTCGACGAGGCCGGCGTCGACGTCATCCTCGTCGGGGATAGCGTGGGTAACGCCGTCCTCGGCCACGACTCGACGCTCCCGGTGACCGTCGACCAGATAGCCAGCCACACGGCGGCCGTCACCCGCGCCGTCGAGGACGCCCTCGTCGTCGCGGACCTGCCCTTCCTCTCGTTCGGCGTCGACGAGGCCGAGAGCGTCCGCAACGCCGGGCGGATGCTGAAGGAGGCGAACGCGGACGCCGTGAAACTCGAATCGGGTGCCCACACCGTCTCGCTCACCGAGCGCCTCGTCGAACTCGGTATCCCCGTGATGGCCCACCTCGGCCTGACGCCCCAGCGGGTGAACGAACTCGGCGGCTACACCCGACAGGGGACGAGCGAGGAGGACGCGAACGCCATCGTCGACCTCGCCCGCGCCCACGAGGAGGCGGGGGCGTTCTCGCTCGTCCTCGAACACGTCCCCGCGAACCTCGCGGCGCACGTCACCGACGAACTCGACGTCCCGACCATCGGCATCGGGGCCGGCCCCGACTGCGACGGACAGGTGCTCGTCTTCCACGACGCCGTCGGCCTCTCGGAGTGGGTTCCGCCGTTCGCGACGCGCTTCGGCGACGTCCGCGGCGAGATGGAACGGGCGGTCGACGACTACGTGACGGCCGTCGAGGACGGCACCTTCCCCGCCCCGGAACACAGCCACGTCGAGGAGGACCTCGACAGCCTCTACTGA
- a CDS encoding DNA-3-methyladenine glycosylase family protein produces the protein MLLEAVAPFDFSQSVAFLAGLDPCRDDHVAAGDRLVTGGYVDDDAFVATVRAGEVPATLDVDVEWLDAEGPDIAVGDHLAAFLSLSDDLGPLYAAARDDPTFSPVVETLYGLHHVRFPTPFEAACWAALSRRTPTAVARERKRALVETCGGYVERADGRVALFPTPERVLRRADALRVALDDDHAVRTLLAAAAAFADEPLSALDTLALRGRLEEVWGFGPWAAEFVTLRGFGRMEYTPADEYRLRTAVTARYGLDAPASDDDLRRLSDRYGPLAGYWAHYLQVAAGENGDLLEH, from the coding sequence ATGCTCCTCGAGGCGGTCGCTCCGTTCGATTTCTCCCAGTCGGTCGCGTTCCTGGCTGGATTGGACCCCTGTCGCGACGACCACGTCGCGGCCGGCGACCGGCTCGTCACCGGCGGCTACGTCGACGACGACGCCTTCGTGGCGACCGTCCGGGCCGGCGAGGTGCCGGCGACGCTCGACGTGGACGTCGAGTGGCTCGACGCCGAGGGACCCGACATCGCCGTCGGCGACCACCTCGCGGCGTTCCTCTCGCTCTCCGACGACCTCGGTCCCCTGTACGCCGCCGCGCGCGACGACCCGACGTTCTCGCCGGTCGTCGAGACGCTCTACGGCCTCCACCACGTCCGGTTCCCGACGCCGTTCGAGGCGGCCTGCTGGGCCGCGCTCTCCCGGCGGACGCCGACGGCCGTCGCCCGCGAACGGAAACGGGCGCTCGTCGAGACCTGCGGCGGGTACGTCGAGCGCGCCGACGGCCGTGTCGCGCTCTTTCCCACCCCCGAGCGGGTGCTCCGCCGGGCAGACGCGCTCCGGGTCGCCCTCGACGACGACCACGCCGTCCGGACGCTCCTCGCGGCGGCGGCGGCGTTCGCCGACGAACCGCTGTCGGCGCTCGACACGCTCGCGCTCCGCGGCCGCCTGGAGGAGGTGTGGGGGTTCGGCCCGTGGGCGGCCGAGTTCGTCACGCTGCGCGGGTTCGGCCGCATGGAGTACACGCCCGCCGACGAGTACCGCCTCCGGACGGCGGTGACGGCCCGCTACGGCCTCGACGCGCCGGCGAGCGACGACGACCTGCGCCGGCTCAGTGACCGCTACGGGCCGCTGGCCGGCTACTGGGCACACTACCTCCAGGTCGCCGCCGGCGAGAACGGCGACCTGCTCGAACACTGA
- a CDS encoding NRAMP family divalent metal transporter: MATDETTAVTGSAVGASIQKFFDEYGLGFVMVASYFGSGSVFIASSAGVRYGYALLWAAAGAVLFGFMAQDMSARLGIFGEPLMVFARRKLGRAGATAIALLLTVGCVAWCLELTAAVGKGIEVLSGGAVGWQPLALVVGGAAIVTGILGYDAIERVMTLMMFGLLAAYVVVAGASGPEVADVATGFVPSVPDAGALTLVAAIIGTTALWPNFFLESILVRQKGWSDESAVGTMRRDLGMGYVVGGLTTIAIVIATAAVLRPAGVTELDTFITPGRALAEVLGGWALVLFLVGALAAAFNSIVPIMWTPAYMIPQALGYDVKADDRQFKLLYAGLVAVGSLSPLVHAVFGLSVVDMIILFPAYNGVVGLPLTALLLFWAVNDRETMGEHRNGLGINAVNVSLVILSVFLAVSSAGDVFGAILSGSF; this comes from the coding sequence ATGGCAACAGACGAAACGACAGCTGTTACTGGTTCGGCGGTCGGTGCATCGATACAGAAATTCTTCGACGAGTACGGGCTCGGGTTCGTGATGGTCGCGAGCTACTTCGGTTCGGGGTCCGTGTTCATCGCGAGTTCCGCGGGCGTCCGGTACGGCTACGCCCTCCTGTGGGCGGCGGCGGGTGCGGTGCTGTTCGGGTTCATGGCGCAGGACATGAGCGCGCGACTCGGCATCTTCGGCGAACCGCTGATGGTGTTCGCCCGCAGGAAACTCGGACGGGCGGGCGCGACGGCCATCGCGTTACTGCTGACGGTCGGGTGCGTCGCGTGGTGTCTGGAACTGACCGCCGCCGTCGGGAAGGGTATCGAGGTACTCTCGGGCGGCGCGGTGGGGTGGCAACCGCTCGCCCTCGTCGTCGGCGGGGCAGCTATCGTCACCGGCATCCTCGGCTACGACGCCATCGAGCGCGTCATGACGCTGATGATGTTCGGCCTGCTGGCCGCCTACGTCGTCGTCGCGGGCGCGAGCGGTCCCGAAGTCGCCGACGTGGCGACCGGGTTCGTCCCGTCGGTGCCCGACGCCGGCGCGCTGACGCTCGTCGCGGCCATCATCGGGACGACGGCGCTGTGGCCGAACTTCTTCCTCGAGTCCATCCTCGTCCGACAGAAGGGCTGGTCGGACGAGAGCGCGGTCGGGACCATGCGCCGCGACCTGGGGATGGGCTACGTCGTCGGCGGCCTGACGACCATCGCCATCGTCATCGCGACGGCGGCGGTCCTCCGGCCGGCCGGCGTCACCGAACTGGACACGTTCATCACGCCGGGGCGGGCGCTCGCGGAGGTCCTCGGCGGGTGGGCGCTCGTGCTGTTCCTCGTCGGCGCGCTGGCGGCGGCGTTCAACAGCATCGTCCCCATCATGTGGACGCCCGCGTACATGATTCCGCAGGCGCTCGGCTACGACGTGAAGGCGGACGACCGGCAGTTCAAACTGCTCTACGCCGGCCTCGTCGCCGTCGGGAGCCTCTCGCCGCTCGTCCACGCCGTCTTCGGGCTGAGCGTCGTCGACATGATCATCCTGTTCCCGGCGTACAACGGCGTCGTCGGCCTGCCGCTGACCGCCCTGTTGCTGTTCTGGGCCGTCAACGACCGGGAGACGATGGGCGAGCACCGCAACGGACTGGGCATCAACGCGGTCAACGTATCGCTCGTTATCCTCTCGGTGTTCCTCGCGGTCTCCTCCGCGGGCGACGTCTTCGGAGCAATCTTGTCCGGGAGCTTCTGA